A window of Deltaproteobacteria bacterium contains these coding sequences:
- a CDS encoding type II secretion system F family protein, which translates to MPFYAYTAKQESGGNVKGHLEAADENQLMEILHQRKLIPLSFREERVKKPLRERPSPGIVLFQPRIKLNEVLLFASQLSAMVEAGLPLLRCLQSFSKEIDNSHFRNILESVSSEVEEGSTLHDALAKHPRAFGSLFVNMVRAGEISGRLDQALAQLSSYLEKMADLRRKLVSAITYPSFLIVFTTGAVLFLVISVVPVFQRIYRGFGARLPTPTRILLSASSTIREYGLVFLGAAVLVAIVCALILRRPGGRYAFDRYKLKMPLFGPLLKKYALVKFTRTLGVLINSGVPILASLDLVAETAGNSFIERAIRDSSTAIERGRSFAESMSERREVFPEMVIQMASTGEESGALDKMLTKVSNFYEQQIESTIAALTSLLEPVLIVLIGGVIGSILLSIFLPIFRMGRAFH; encoded by the coding sequence ATGCCGTTCTACGCATATACGGCCAAACAGGAGAGCGGTGGAAACGTAAAAGGGCATCTGGAAGCGGCAGATGAAAACCAGTTGATGGAGATCCTCCATCAACGTAAGTTGATACCTCTCAGCTTCCGTGAAGAGAGGGTGAAGAAACCCCTGAGAGAGAGGCCCTCTCCCGGTATCGTCCTATTTCAACCCCGGATCAAACTCAATGAGGTGCTCCTGTTTGCCAGTCAGCTCTCCGCGATGGTTGAAGCGGGTCTTCCCCTGCTCCGGTGTCTGCAGAGTTTCAGCAAGGAGATCGACAACAGCCATTTCAGGAACATCTTGGAAAGCGTAAGCAGCGAGGTGGAAGAGGGCAGCACCCTCCACGATGCTCTTGCCAAGCATCCGCGAGCCTTCGGTTCCCTCTTTGTCAATATGGTGAGGGCCGGTGAGATCAGCGGAAGGCTCGACCAGGCCCTGGCCCAACTGAGCAGCTATCTGGAGAAGATGGCCGATTTGAGACGGAAACTGGTAAGCGCCATAACCTATCCTTCTTTCCTGATTGTATTTACCACCGGTGCGGTCCTGTTTCTGGTGATCTCGGTGGTTCCTGTTTTCCAGCGCATTTATCGCGGCTTTGGCGCAAGACTGCCGACACCGACAAGAATACTGCTCTCCGCGAGTTCGACCATCAGGGAGTACGGTCTGGTCTTTCTTGGGGCTGCTGTGCTGGTTGCCATCGTTTGTGCTCTGATTCTCAGGCGTCCAGGGGGGCGGTATGCATTTGACCGATACAAGTTGAAAATGCCGCTCTTTGGTCCCCTTCTCAAGAAGTACGCCCTTGTGAAGTTCACCCGAACGCTGGGTGTTCTGATCAACAGCGGTGTCCCGATTCTGGCGTCTCTGGATCTCGTGGCCGAAACGGCTGGAAATTCCTTCATCGAAAGAGCTATCCGGGACTCCTCAACCGCGATCGAGCGGGGCAGAAGCTTTGCCGAGTCCATGAGCGAGAGGAGGGAAGTCTTTCCCGAAATGGTGATCCAGATGGCATCGACAGGAGAGGAATCAGGGGCCTTGGACAAAATGCTGACAAAGGTGTCCAACTTCTACGAGCAGCAGATTGAATCGACCATTGCAGCGCTGACCAGCCTCCTGGAACCGGTCCTCATTGTCCTGATCGGGGGTGTTATCGGATCGATACTACTCTCGATCTTCCTCCCCATTTTCAGGATGGGCCGTGCCTTTCACTGA
- the gspE gene encoding type II secretion system ATPase GspE: MRDKGFPLAAVTDIKPEPEGFEQTKSYTLDYKSLGALLVESRVVSEQQLQRALERQKQRGGLLGDILIDMGFASEKEVLGALAKQLNIDHISAEEVTHIDGELLKMIPERVARQYMAVPVAGHGNVIDVAMANPFDIIAIDDLRAITQRRINTAIISREGAKLLIEKFYSSGGKEESLEDVLRDVSETHVELKKDAEEDREVALERLKEQSEAAPIVRLVDYIIANAINERASDIHVEPQEKRLSIRYRIDGILHDVISPAKELQMAIVSRIKIMANMDIAERRLPQDGRFTIRIKHREVDLRVSSLPTIFGEKVVMRLLEKGSLSLDLEKLGFDEKSLEIFKRHIRRPHGMILLTGPTGSGKTTTLYSGLSAIKSPEINIVTVEDPVEYQIRGIYQVQTNPKIGLTFARGLRHILRQDPDIIMIGEIRDLETAEMGIRSALTGHLVFSTLHTNESTGTITRLINMGIEPFLVSSSLNLAVAQRLVRRICPECKESYRPDQAMLSSLGLSKDNDIRFYRGRGCSMCKGTGYYGRVALCEMLEMKKPIRNLVLNGADGEKIKKKAIELGMTTLRENGIQKVLEGVTTVEEVIRVTMEDD; this comes from the coding sequence ATGAGGGATAAGGGGTTTCCCTTGGCGGCAGTGACGGATATCAAACCAGAGCCCGAAGGTTTCGAACAGACCAAGAGCTACACCCTGGACTACAAATCGCTCGGTGCCTTGCTCGTTGAGAGCCGTGTGGTCAGTGAACAGCAACTCCAGAGGGCCCTCGAAAGGCAGAAACAACGAGGAGGCCTGCTGGGCGACATCCTCATCGACATGGGTTTCGCCTCGGAGAAGGAGGTTCTCGGGGCTCTGGCAAAACAGCTCAACATCGATCACATCTCGGCCGAAGAGGTCACCCATATCGACGGGGAACTGCTCAAGATGATTCCCGAAAGGGTGGCCAGGCAGTACATGGCTGTACCCGTGGCTGGCCATGGGAACGTTATCGATGTGGCCATGGCCAACCCCTTCGATATCATCGCCATTGATGACCTGAGGGCAATCACCCAGCGGCGGATCAACACGGCCATCATCTCCAGGGAGGGGGCCAAGCTCCTCATCGAGAAGTTCTATTCCAGCGGGGGCAAGGAGGAGAGCCTGGAGGACGTGCTGAGGGACGTCTCCGAAACGCATGTGGAGTTGAAAAAAGACGCAGAGGAAGACAGGGAAGTCGCTCTGGAACGTTTGAAGGAGCAGAGCGAAGCCGCACCCATCGTCAGGCTTGTCGATTACATTATCGCCAATGCCATCAATGAACGGGCCAGTGACATTCATGTGGAACCCCAGGAAAAGCGACTCAGCATTCGCTACAGAATCGACGGGATTCTTCACGATGTTATTTCTCCAGCCAAGGAACTCCAGATGGCCATCGTGTCCAGGATCAAGATTATGGCCAACATGGATATCGCAGAAAGACGCCTCCCCCAGGACGGACGGTTCACGATCCGAATCAAACACAGGGAGGTGGACCTGAGGGTTTCCAGCCTGCCTACGATCTTTGGAGAAAAGGTCGTCATGCGCCTCCTGGAGAAGGGGAGCCTCTCCTTGGATTTGGAGAAGCTGGGGTTTGATGAGAAAAGCCTGGAGATCTTCAAGAGGCATATTCGGCGACCCCATGGTATGATCCTTTTGACCGGCCCCACGGGAAGCGGAAAGACCACAACCCTTTACTCGGGTCTTTCGGCCATAAAGTCGCCGGAGATCAACATCGTGACCGTAGAGGATCCTGTGGAGTATCAGATCCGGGGGATATATCAGGTCCAGACCAATCCCAAGATCGGTTTGACCTTTGCCAGAGGATTGCGCCACATCCTCCGCCAGGATCCGGACATAATCATGATCGGGGAGATCCGTGATCTGGAAACGGCAGAGATGGGGATCCGCTCGGCTCTAACAGGTCATCTTGTTTTCAGCACCCTCCACACCAACGAATCCACCGGCACCATAACGCGCCTCATCAACATGGGTATAGAGCCTTTTCTTGTCTCCTCGTCTCTCAATCTGGCTGTGGCACAGAGGCTGGTGAGGAGGATCTGCCCGGAATGCAAGGAGTCCTATCGCCCGGACCAAGCCATGCTCTCTTCCCTGGGGTTGTCGAAGGACAATGACATTCGATTCTATAGGGGAAGGGGATGCTCCATGTGCAAGGGGACCGGCTATTACGGCCGGGTGGCCCTGTGTGAGATGCTTGAGATGAAAAAGCCCATCCGGAACCTGGTTCTCAACGGTGCGGATGGGGAGAAGATAAAGAAGAAGGCCATAGAGTTGGGGATGACCACACTCAGGGAAAACGGGATTCAGAAGGTACTCGAGGGAGTCACAACCGTTGAAGAGGTAATAAGGGTCACCATGGAGGATGACTGA
- the pilO gene encoding type 4a pilus biogenesis protein PilO, translating to ELLEQSNRMGKQMNIQFVAVKPLDEEEGPGFRRYPFLIETRAAYPELVNFVDRIENGLRLSLGDLKIEADKKTPAMHRLQFTLNIFELTNDLGADTAGSDGNQILSARTERISVGRDPFSPKAKATVAAASQKRKPTKRTVRKRKRPKLVLMGIMDIGGRRRAIINNRALRSGETIEGQRIGRIEEDHVIVEAGGRAYPLYLKIPASKKREVKR from the coding sequence GGAACTCTTGGAGCAGAGCAATCGGATGGGCAAGCAGATGAACATACAATTCGTCGCAGTCAAGCCTCTGGACGAAGAGGAGGGTCCAGGCTTCAGGCGATATCCTTTTCTCATAGAAACCCGGGCCGCCTATCCGGAGTTGGTCAACTTCGTAGATCGTATCGAGAACGGCCTGCGGCTGAGCCTCGGTGATCTCAAGATCGAGGCCGACAAGAAGACTCCTGCAATGCATCGGCTCCAGTTCACCCTAAACATCTTCGAGCTGACCAATGACCTGGGAGCCGACACAGCCGGATCAGACGGGAACCAGATCCTCTCTGCCAGGACGGAGCGGATTTCGGTCGGCCGAGATCCTTTTTCGCCAAAGGCCAAGGCCACGGTCGCTGCGGCTTCTCAGAAACGCAAACCCACCAAGAGAACCGTCAGGAAGCGGAAGCGGCCGAAATTGGTCTTGATGGGCATCATGGACATCGGGGGGAGAAGGAGAGCTATCATCAACAACAGGGCCCTGAGATCGGGCGAAACAATAGAGGGTCAGAGGATCGGCCGGATTGAAGAGGACCATGTGATTGTTGAGGCGGGAGGCAGGGCCTATCCCCTTTATCTCAAGATACCTGCTTCGAAAAAACGTGAGGTCAAACGATGA